ATGTGCTCTCAGATTCTGGTGATGTCAGAGAAAAGTCATCTAAAGTTTCTAGAATTCATCACAGTAGAGAATGGAAAGAAGTAGCTCAGGATGATCATAAAATATTTCCTCTTCGTAGTGTTGTGACCAATATTTTTCGTCCAGAGGACAGAACACATAGACCTAATAATTCTAGACGGTCGCGATCTCCTAGACCTCAGGTTCAGAGAAAGCGAAACCGAGATGATGAGCATCTATTAACAAAGGTACTTTATTTTCCTTTATAAATTTGAGGCAGGTTATACATGTTTGATATGCACAAAGGGGTTTTTGTAATATTTTGTAAGCTGGATTCCAGTATTAAGTTGTTTAATTCTCATGAGTGCCATTTCCATAAGTCTGTTGGATTGTCAGATTTTCCTTTTGGTTACCACATTGTTTTCACTATTTTTTCAGTCTGTTTTTTCCATATTTTGTGGGATTCTTTGTCATATTCTGTTAGATAATTATGCTGCTTTTGGGCATAATGATTAATGATTCACATAAGAATGATCACAGAATAAGTTTTGAGATGATAGTTATTGTGACTGATGTATGAGTCAAATTCATTCTACGGTGGTTGAAAACATTAGACAAAACTAAAGGTATAGTTTGTTTTGTTATACTATAGTCCAAGGATATAAATATTGTCCAGTACCTTCTTTAGTAACCTATCAAACTGTTATGGTACTAGGACTTTGTTATTGTGCTTAGGCATTTGAATACCGGGAGTTGGACTTGTGCACTTTTGTGATTTTTTAACTtatgctattttttttatttttaaatatatttcacTATCCTTTACAGCGAGACTCAGCTTCCCATTCAGTAATTGATGCTCCACGCCGGCTTCTTCAATTTGCCGTTCGAGATGCTGTAAGGACTGTGCAACAGTTAGACTCAAGAAGTGAGCCAGCTTTAAAGAGGCTTCGTTCTGTAGTATCAACATCCACAACAGATTCTTTGCTAGAAAAAAGATCCCAAAGAATAACATCAGGGTCAAGAGTGCCAGGTGCCTTATCAATGGCACTCAAAGCTGTTGCTGAAGCTGTCGAAGATGTAAACAAGGCTAGATGTTCTAGTAGTGTTTTTGATAGATTGGGTCATGACAGAAGTATGACAGAGCCTGTTAATGAGTTATCAGATACAACAGCACAAGAGGTTGAATACAGGGATTCTGAAGATAATAATCGAGTTCCTGAACTCGATCATTCAGATCATCCTTCCAGGAGTGAGTATGATGAGGAGTTTGATGGTAACCTGACCATATTAGGTCAGGAGACTGAAACAGCTGCTCCTGACTATGCTTCAAATAATGATAAACACAACATTGTCAAAAATGTGAGCCTGCATGATTTGGGTGCTTCTCAAAGTGCTTCCTCTGCTAATAGAGAAAACAAATCAGTTATTGTAGAGTATAGCATTGCACAGGAACCTGATGAAATATTAAGGCAAAGAAGGTTGATGGATCAGGAACCATTTGCTAGTTCAGCAGCAATGACATCTAATAAGACTCTGAATATTTCTGTTAATGTAAATACTTGGAAATCTCCCCATTATCAAGTGTCTAGGGATGCTGCAGAAGTGGAGAATAGAGCGGCTGTGGGAAAGAGCAAAAATGGTGTAGGAAACCAGAATGTTAGGCTTCCAAAGGAGAATGATGTTTCTTCTGCGCAGAATGTAAAAGTAAGGTTTTTACTGGCATAAATTGCTTATTCAATACTGATGATTATAAAACACATGACATAAATTATGTTCATTCTCTTCTTGGGTCGAAATGCCAGTTAACATTCTCTTGCTTTTAGAACTCTCCTTTTGTGATTTGTATTGTTCTATTTTATGGCCATAATATTTGTGAAATTAGAAACAGGTCTACTTGCATTTTAGCTTCATATTCTGCCTGTTCATTCAACCAGAATCGTGATGATCTTGTGTGGAATTTTGTTAGCCCTTCTGGTGTAATCTCCAACCTGGATGCTGAAAGGATTTGTTACACAATCCATTCTTCTCCATAAACTTTCTGCTGCTATCTTTTGGGCTTAATTTTAAACTGAGTTACATGTctgaagatatttttatcaaccaTTCATGTCATCGGTTGTCAGTTTAACTGAAACTGGTTGATCTGAATTTGATTCAGTGGTTTTCTTAAAATTGGTTTCCTTCTGTCTTATGTGCAAGTAGCTGACACCTAAATGTAGACCAGAAAATCTGATTATACTTAGACATGAATACCAGAATGAAAAATAATCAAGGAAGCAGAAAAGTTACTTTATATACCTAATATTAAAAAGAGGGGCTTGAGAGGCATGCTTGGTTGAGATAGTTGTGAATGAATCTGAGAAGTTGGCCTTTCTTACGAATGCTTTTGAAAGTTGGAGAAGCTAGAAGGGTCTTTAAGAGTGGTCGATCAAGAATTCAAGGACTTTTTGGATCCAGAAATCAAAATCTTTTCTGTGGACTATGATATTAGACTATTTGTATCAACTATGATATCAATGTCTTTGTGACCAGATGCTCCAAGTTGATAAAACATTCCTATTATTCATTAAGGTAATAAATATAATCTCACTTAACTAATTTTTGGAACACTTGTAAGAACTGAACACTATGTGTTTTATGggcaattttattttttgttatttctaAAGATAAAATTTCCATACTATTTTCAAATCATATGTGATAATGAACATGGTCAGTTTCTAATATTTTTAACCATTTCACTGAGAATTGATTTCGATTGTGCTAATTAAGCTTCTGCGAACAGCATTGTTAATCTAGTTTTAAGTAAGGAAAGCCTCTTGAGGATGAGAGTATTGTAGGCCACGGTCCATAGATAGATAGTGTCAGGCAAACATGTTTTGACTTATGTGTATGCTTATGTTTATCTACATCTATTTACACATAAAATTGTCGTCGGCGTCTATCTTGTTTCCTGTTTAAAGGAATTTTTATGGCACAGTATGGTGTCATGTGAATTTTCTGATGCATGAGAGTGATATTTCTGTAGTATATATGTTTTAGTTGAGCTTCTAGTTTGGGACATCCTCCAGTATCGTGGTATTTCTTTGATAAGGTAAACTTTCTCATTGAGTACAATCTGTAGATGCATGTTGGAGGTGAACATTGTTGATTGTTCTGTCTGTCTAATACAGGCGGATTTCAAATGGTTGCATTATGTTTGAAGGAGCACGTTAGGTTTTTATTCGTGTAAACTAATCTTTTAGGTCTTGGAAATTCCTCTAGCCTGCTTTATCTATGACATGCTTTATGAATCagctttaatttttaaattaggtTACTCTGTACTATAATTTGTCAAATACTTCCACAAAATCTCTTCAATTTCTTTGTTTTACTCTGTAATTTATCTTATAATGACACAGCAAAGTTTATATTCTTGTTTTGATGTTCTTTCTTTTATAAATGTGCTTATCTTTGTCATCAGCTAGTGTAATATATCTGATGAGTGTGGATTGGTCACACAATTATATTTTACAGGCAATGGAACTTGCAGATGTCCAACAGGAGTCTCAGAAGCCTGCATCAGCACAAGGTATGAAGCATACTCCCAAGCAATGTAAAACAATGCTAGATAAAGGTCACTTGTCACTTTAGTAGTTTTTCCATTTCATACTCCCAGAAAGCCTAAAAAAATTTATCTTATGGTTTTGGAAAAAGAAATTGTGGAGCATGTAGAATATAGGGTTGGTACATGACGTCGTATAATATGGTATAATCAAAGTCTGTAACCTGAAAGTTCTAGCTGCAAAAGCTGAACGCATATTTGATTTCGAATGCCTGCTTTATTTCAACTAAATCCACTTGCCGAAACTCTTACAGTTCAATCTGGCAAAACCAATTTGCTTTTATTTCTATGTTCTCTTTCCACGTAGCTGTTTATGTTTCATAATTATATATGCATAGCTGGATCTAGAATGCTGTTGCTCAATCCAAGATTGTCACTAATATTATTCTTATACTAGTTGATTTTCTGCCccatttcttttatcttttactAGATTCAGCTGAGGCTCCTAAATCTTTTCCTGTCCTCCAATTTTCTCCTCCCTATGGCCTCCATTTGCAGGAAAGATGAATGATTCATTTTATTGCAGGTTCTTATACTACTGGCCGCCCTTTGGAGGATGGTGATTCTCGAACTCTATTCGTTGGCAATGCAAGTATCTGTTTTGTTAATTTTATTACAATTGACTTGATAAAAGGAGTGGGATTTTATCAATCTTGTTATTGGATTTGCAGGTCCACTTTGCTGCTACTAAAGACACACTTTCTCGCCATTTCAATAAATTTGGGGATGTGCTTAAAGTAATTATCGTCAATGATGCTGCAACCGGTCAGCCTACAGGGTAAATGATACAAGAGTAATTATGTTGTTCTTCAGTAATTCTTTGTCATGGTATGTTTAAATTGAATTTTCTGTCCGGAACAGGTCAGCATATGTTGAGTTCCTAAAGAAAGAATCTGCAGATCTGGCATTGTCACTGAATGGCACATCATTCATGTCCCGGATCCTAAAGGTAGGTCTGGAAATGATTAGCATCTCTATTTCATCTTTTTCATGATATTGTTGTACAAATTCCATTTGTGTACAGCAAGATGAATTCTTCAAATTATAAATTACTAGCATTAAAGTAATTGAGACAATTTCATGACATTGTTTGACCAGCCATGTgttcatttttgttattttatgtcATACTTGAACTTGTCCATGATTGAGGTCCAAGCTTAATACTCTTTTATCTTGGCTGTGGATCTGTTTTCTTTTGAAACATGATCTAGAAGCCCTCTTCTGCGTGCATGATGGTTTTCTGCACATGGCCTATAGTCATATAAATGCAAACAACAATTTCTCTTCATCCAGAGAAATAATTAGTCATGGGATTGCCATTATCTGTTCTCCAAGGGACTGTCTCTTATCTTCTCCATACCGGCTCTCCTTCCAGATGACAAATTACATGGCTTTTTTGCTCTGACCAATCATCTTCAGAAACTTCGACCCTTTTAAATAAAATCGAAGGACAAAACCGATGTCTGCCTGTTCAATTTGTTGTCAATATTGCACATCCTCCTGAGCTTTTATTGCTGAAGGTTCTTATGGTGGAACCAATCCACGTTCTCTGTTGCTTgatagcaacttgaatgatagAAGGGATCGAATTGTAACCTGTGTTTTTTATCTATATAACTTAGTGTGAGTGCAGAAATGATGTATCGCTTGCTCTTTGTGCATCGTAGGTTGTTCGCAGAAGCTCTCATGAAGCTGCTCCAATGATATGTTGGCCACGGGTTTCCCGAGCATCTTCATTTGCTTCTAGACTTGGTAGGATACCATATCCAAGGGTTGCTGGTGCCTTTCCAGTGCGCCTTCCAATCAAAACTGGTGCCAGGAGTTTACAGTGGAAGCGTGACTCTTCAGCTATTCAACCTGGCGAGGTGGCAAAATCTTCACTAACATCTGGAAACAATATCCTTTCTCCAACAGCAAGGAGTCTTACCTATAGACGTACTGAATCTAAATCTGATGGGACTTCTGGTACTGCATAGTTGCTTCATCTGAACACACTGCAATTTTAGCTTGGAATCTTGCTCGGACACACACAATGAATCGACATATGAGGATTCCACATGGAGATTTTTGCTCTCTTGGCTTGTTTGAGACTACAGTCTTTGGTAGCAGACATTCATAGAGAGCTACTTTTTGACTCAGTTATTTGGACATTCAAGATGAGAAGTTGGTTTATTCAAACTTTTCGGATTTCTTTCTCTAGTGCATTCAATAGCTAAGCAGAGTCTGTAAATAAAGGGGAGAAATTGGTATGTGCTCGTAGTACCTAATCAGTCAATTTACAAGTGCCTCCATTTTCGCATTTGCTTTAAGTGGATGATTTGATCTGCCTCAAGAATTTGTCAAGCGAAATGGAAGCATTTCTTGGTATTTATCATGATGACAGCTgataatttttcatatatttgAGATACTGGAAAACCTTTTAAAATCTCAATGTTGTTGTATCTTGTTATTTTCGTTTGCCTTTTGTACTTGTGTCTCTCTCTAATATAATGAATTATGTTTCTTTTCTGTGATCAACCTCATCAATTCAGCAGTAACAAGCAGGTGATCTCTCAACTATTATTTATCATCCATTCTTGTTTAAAATTTGCCTGGTGTACAGTGCATTTCTTTTTTACATGTTAGTAGTATCTCTGGAGCTATATTCCTTTATTTAAAGTTTTGTTTCATGGAAGTCACCAATTTTACAAGGCTTGTCAAGTTTCCTGAGAAAGATGTGGCATTTGATGTATGTTGATCCATTTGATTTTCCTgagaggaaaaagaactacatgtGCTTCTTTAGTTTTAGGGGTGATATTGTTTCATAATTATGATAATTATGTATTATCTTTTATGATTAGAATCTTATTAGTATcgtaatttttgtatttaaaaaattatattaagaaaattataattctgaaaataaaacaaataatcTCGTTTGACCTAATATTGTCAAATGTATTAATGGAAAATATAACACATGATATCATGCACATgaaaatgatgaataaaaaaataattttaacattttgagtatgttgaaattatttttttactcattATATTTATGTTGATTCAACAATATCATGTGTTTTATTTTTTGTCAATGCAATTGGcgatattaggataaataagattatttatttatttttttaaaattataaagattttaatatatatttttatatataaaaattatgatgttaATAGGGTCtaagcataaaaaataatatgtaattagcttatGAAAAACACTTTGACTTTCTATTTCTATGGTTTTCAGTTTTTCACCCATTTCCACAAAGTacctaaaatatctttaaaagcaTCCATCCAAACTATCCTCCTTCGTTTTTCATATGGTTTATCTTTTTATATGTGGATTCATTCTCTTTCCTATTTGACTGGCCGAATGATAAAATATGAAATCACTGCAGCTGAAATAAAAAAGCTACCTCCTAAATTTATGTTTAACAATCTTAAGCTCACATGACAAAGACCATCATGAGCTCTAAGGAGATTCAATTGGCTTGTCTGCACATAATTAACCAAAGATAATGATGGACTGGTTGTACAAATAAAATTTGAGTCATACATAACATACCGGAGATGAGATGGATGAGATGGATGGCCTCCTTATCATGCATAATCTGTGTATACATGCATAATATACTGGAGATGGATGTGATGGATGGCCTCCTTGTCATCCATTCTCCTAAGAGTCGAAATCCTATTGACACCAAACATTGCCCGAGCCCAGTACAATATGTTATACACTAGAAGCAGTCCAATATACTGGAGATGGATGGCCTCCTTATACATGGTCTAACACTGGAGAGGCCACCTCTGGCACGGATGTCACTACGCAGCAACGATAGGGTAGGAAGCACAAGTTGACACACCTGCAGCAACATCATTTCATGAGTCAATTTTTTTATAGCCATCTAAAGGTCAAAGGCATCAGCAAATCCTAACAAGAATCAAAGCTTTCTTTCTTTGGATTTTTGCTAGAAAAAGGGCGCGTACCACACATGTTCTTCCCCATTTCCATCTTGAAGTAACCATCCACACCCCAGTCTTCGCCCCATGAGTTCTTAATCAGCCAATACGGAACGCCATTCTCCACTCCATAACCCACAGCTAGAACAGCATGGTTTACATCCTACAGGCAAAACTCGAGTTACATGCAACCATTTGGGCGGTCtcatgaatcaagaaacagagttgcTCTTGAGCTTACCATGGGAGTCTTGCCACAAGTGTCACTGGTGTAGACTCCTCCCTTGTACAGCCTGAAACCCTTCACCACCTCGAAAGCAACACTAACTGGACGAACGACTCCCACCGCGTGCTTCAGTTCATCCTCAGCACCCTTCTCAAAAGGCAACCAATAGAACCATACATCAGATACATGTTACGTGGGGTAGCGCTACCGTCTGCCAGGAGAATAATGGCATCAATTTACCAGTGTAATATTGACGGAGTCTAAAACCTTCACCCCAACTTTCTCTGGTTTGTATTGACATACGCCATTAACTCCTCGATAAGGGTATGATTCCTCGGTGTCCAGACCACCGTTGTACTTGATGTACTCGAAAGCTTGAGAGGGCAATCCTCCGTTGCACCCAAAGTTATTGAAAGCGTTGGCACAGTCAACCAGCTGCTGCTCCGACAGGGATACACTCTTTCCTGTCGCCTGCGTGTGGGCTGCTTCCAATGCTCCGGTCGTGCTGCCATTTAAATAGCACTGTTATCTCTTTAAGGCATAAGACACATCACAAGAACTAGTCGATCGATGTTTCTTTTGGAGAAGAACTTACTGCTATAAATTCAGTTTCTGAGAAAGCGCATAAGAGGAGGACTATGAGAAGTGATGTCAGATCTGTAAAACTTTTGGGCACTATCACAAGCTAGTTTCTCAGACAATGAAATATTCTGTAGGCCTCTTTTAGTTTAATGTGTGATTTACTACTCTTATGGATAGCAGATCACTCGATGATCATTTGATCTATTAAGCATAGTCAAAAGACTAATTACTCTATTTTGTTGTAACATGCActattatttattctttttttttagtcTATTTTAGAGGTTGTGAGCACTATATTTGCCTACAAAGAAAACTAATGCATAATGGATAGTATACAATTACATGACGTTACAACAATCTAATATCTTGATATGACCTATAATTACCTAAATAATTGATGATGGATATTCTTGCTCACGTCAGGAGGGTTAGATCTAACTCGAATGGTCTCCCTATGCATACATCATGTACACTCATGTatctatatacaaaagaaaagaaaacattttgATATAATCTCTTTATCATCATACTTCTATTTCACAAGGCATCGAGTAATTATAATTTTGAATGACAATAGCTCATATTTTAGTTAAACAAAAGTAAATTGGAATTGTTTGGCTATgaacaaagataataaaaataGTAATTGATAATAAATTGTATTAATTAATTATCGTAAAGCTACTAAGAGTGAACGATAGAAAGAAAACAATATAAATAAGAGGTAAGCCAAACAGTCCTGACCTGAAAGTCCAACAAGATCCACAGTGTCCTTGATTTTTCACTGGGCTCACTATCCCATCATCTCTCCAATCTTTCTGTAATGAGAATATGACATTTGCTCATTACAATTACAAATTGCATATTGTAAATTAAGGTACTTCGATTTTgcttttcaaaattatgcatgaaaactTAAAAAGATAGAAGATTCTTTTCTTGTATaatcatatatacatacatacatacatacatatacaaacatacatacatacatacatacatacatacatacatatatatatatacatacatatatatatatatgtgtgtgtatttatatatatgtacatatgtacatgtatgtatatgtatgtatatatacatatacatacatatacatacatgtacatatgtacatatatataaatacacacacacatgtatatatacatgtatacatgtatatatatatatacatatatacatgtatatatatacatgtacatatatataaatatatatacacacacatatatacatatacatacatatatacatacatatatacatatatacatatatacatatatacatacatacatatacatatatacatacatacatatacatatacatatacatatacatatacatatatacatacatatacatataca
This genomic stretch from Musa acuminata AAA Group cultivar baxijiao chromosome BXJ3-9, Cavendish_Baxijiao_AAA, whole genome shotgun sequence harbors:
- the LOC135649762 gene encoding oryzain gamma chain-like — its product is MAAARFLLLLVGAFLLLSWARADHNPILLVTDRARSLDSSLFAGVLGRTHDALRFARFARRYGKSYGSAEEILKRFAVFSENLELIRSTNRKGLPYRLGINQFADMTWEEFRASRLGAAQNCSATLKGNHRITDEALPETKDWRDDGIVSPVKNQGHCGSCWTFSTTGALEAAHTQATGKSVSLSEQQLVDCANAFNNFGCNGGLPSQAFEYIKYNGGLDTEESYPYRGVNGVCQYKPEKVGVKVLDSVNITLGAEDELKHAVGVVRPVSVAFEVVKGFRLYKGGVYTSDTCGKTPMDVNHAVLAVGYGVENGVPYWLIKNSWGEDWGVDGYFKMEMGKNMCGVSTCASYPIVAA
- the LOC135650186 gene encoding uncharacterized protein LOC135650186, with product MPTSMRRGAFSSFAITLVKREGRIEENHATDPPNRRSPNPVRHRRDTTAYRIPLAPPSRPLPPCHRPTACPSSVATRPATIDVPAPRYLPWFGLIWVFVDRIRVLVLSSSALAMDGSDCDGDARTFKVNFTTDGLAKLRERVKEKLKEFMGDYTDDTLAEYVVVLLRNGRRKDEARKELNVFLGDDSATFVSWLWDHLSSNICWYVQQEQSFPHEVAKSNTSLNELSGRHNSQQEHLAQNVLSDSGDVREKSSKVSRIHHSREWKEVAQDDHKIFPLRSVVTNIFRPEDRTHRPNNSRRSRSPRPQVQRKRNRDDEHLLTKRDSASHSVIDAPRRLLQFAVRDAVRTVQQLDSRSEPALKRLRSVVSTSTTDSLLEKRSQRITSGSRVPGALSMALKAVAEAVEDVNKARCSSSVFDRLGHDRSMTEPVNELSDTTAQEVEYRDSEDNNRVPELDHSDHPSRSEYDEEFDGNLTILGQETETAAPDYASNNDKHNIVKNVSLHDLGASQSASSANRENKSVIVEYSIAQEPDEILRQRRLMDQEPFASSAAMTSNKTLNISVNVNTWKSPHYQVSRDAAEVENRAAVGKSKNGVGNQNVRLPKENDVSSAQNVKAMELADVQQESQKPASAQGSYTTGRPLEDGDSRTLFVGNVHFAATKDTLSRHFNKFGDVLKVIIVNDAATGQPTGSAYVEFLKKESADLALSLNGTSFMSRILKVVRRSSHEAAPMICWPRVSRASSFASRLGRIPYPRVAGAFPVRLPIKTGARSLQWKRDSSAIQPGEVAKSSLTSGNNILSPTARSLTYRRTESKSDGTSGTA